ACACGTAACACACTATTATAATAAACCCCAAGAGATTTGACCTATTGGTTAATGAGCACCCAAATTTGCTCCGAGACCCGGGTTCGAATCCCCTTGGGGCCACCGGAGCgcctttggcgtgattacccgCTCCGTGCGTCGCCGGGGTTCACGAAGCCCCGGAGATTAGTCGGAAAAGCCTGAACATCCCGggttaacaaaaaaaaaaacacattattataataattattctttagttttatacataatatggcgccctccctccctccctcctctctctctctctctctctctcttaggAGCCACTTGCACCATTTCCCCCTCTTTGCCTCTTTAATGGGCACCAGTTGCACTATCTCTGTCTCTTAAATAGTTTTCTTCTATGGATGTGAAAGCACACTGTCAACATTTTGTTCCCCAAATATACACTTTCAGCCTCTTTCTTTGCCTATACGATTAAAATCATCTCTATTTTTTTACTACACTGTGTTTCTCCAATACAAAGTGAGTTTTCCTCGACACGTATATCATCGTAGACCCTATTCTAGtcgttctccttttctttcacCCATTTCTTTGTGTCTATAATCTTCCTTTTCATGGTTTTGGAGACTCCATATATATTCGGTTTTAGAGActccatatatattcttaaGCCCTTGGGAACTAGCTTCTTACAGATTTCATGTAAATTgtgaactcttttttttttcctcattcTGGTGACATTCTGGAGCAAGAAGACGGTTTGCCTAATTAGTGACCCATATCACCCAAGGCAATTAAGTACTATACTATGAAGTTGCTAGTACATTCTAATACTCTAGTGCGGTCAtatatgattattttattcaaaCCTGGGCTGCGATTTGGAACCTGATAGTGATCTAtgaaattacttttttaacaGACGATTGGGCAGTTCTGGGATAACCCCTCCGCTGAACCAATATGACTATTTGCCTCTACAGAGACAGAGAATCATCGGGAGCTCTTGAGTGAGCAGTTCGCATTTCCGTACAGTCACCATTGGCTTGTGAGTGCATGGGTTTTACAATCTCATTCATTCTAAGATCATTCATAGATCAAGATTGAGACTCAGTGTACAATCTCATTGGCTTTTGATTAAAGGGAACGaatgtttctttttctatCCTTGgtggataagaaaaaaaaatctaaagtTACTACTCCATCTTTAACTTCTTACTAATTAACACTTAATTAGTTTCTCATGATAAAAGACTTTTAATTTAtgatatcaatttttaatatccATTTTCAGAAAGTGAatgttagaatttttttttcggtaggtaATGTTAGAAAAATTTTTACCATTCTGTAAGTAAGAGTAAGGATTTATTCCAATTAATCAAAGAGGGTGTAGGGCGGAGACTGCGCGCTCTCGTCTGATAATCAATAGGTTACCGGTTCGATACTCATAGACTATTCATGcccatttattagatatttgaGATTTCCATCTCTTTGTACTAGGCTTGTAGGCCTCTTTTGtaactagaaaaaaaaaattctccaaTTGCAAGGAAAGATTACTTCTTATTcgtaaatattttatttttttgaatgcACATGCAATGCACGTGCGaaatatattagtatatataaatgtttaaAATTTAGTGAAAGGATCTTGTAGTTACAATATTTGAATGGAAATTAATTACAGTAAAATAAGCGTTCTCGAGGACATATACTCAACTCCTCTAATTTGATGTTAAGGTTTGgtgggtttttgttttttggaaGGGCAAagcgaaacaaaaaaaatagagttgTCCTTTTTTTCATGTGAAATTACGAAATATCGCAAGCTTATTGGCTGAAATTACTCATTGTTTAAATGCTGAATTGTATTAACCACGAAGTGTTATGGTATATGTTTGGCTCGAAAGATCGTAAATAGATAAATAGTAATAGGATGCACCtatctaaaaaaatatacattgaattttcattgtgTTTATACGGGTTTGAAcacatttccacttaaaaactcaaactgATAAGTGTTGATACCCAAGTTTCATATAAACTCATgattattctttcattttttccacgtgggattataattcccaacacccgccctcacgtgcaacgtaTAGTCTATTTCTATCTACTCGTTGTCACATGCCCTTAAATACCTTAACAACTTACCTCGAACTGGGCTAATCTTTCGTGCTCGAGCGAGgggggactaacacgaggcgctcTTTTGCCTGCTCTTGATATTGGGTCGGCGCAGTGTGAGCTCACATGGACACCCGAAAGCGTAATccgctttgataccatattaaatttccattgagCTTATGCGAGCTCGTacccatttccacttaaaaactcaaactgATAAGTATTGATACTCAAGTTTCATATAAACTCAAgattattctttcatttttttcataaattatacCGAGCTTACATGAACTTGAACTCAACTTTCAGCTCAAAAGATCGAGCTAATAAGTTTTGAAATCCAATATCATATAAatcattctatttttttatatatatttctgatATTTCCAATTAACTTTTATATACCCAACAATATAGTTGTTGGATGCTTTGGAaaatttagagagagagaaagagggggACAAAAAGCAGCAGCATTTGGTCtactttcttttaaaaaagaatgagATTTCGGCTCCATTTTGCTTCCCTCCCCTCTTAACAATTGGCTCGACTGATCACTGATCATACCACTGTACCTTCCTCACCCCTTTAAAACACACCTCGCCCTGATCTCTCACTCTTACCCTCACTCACtctctcaaaccaaagcccaGCCCACTCTCGTTTACCGAATATGGAAAAGCCGGAAGCAGAGCCGTGGCGGCCTGACCCAGCCATATTCGGGCCGCCAGAGACCCCTCGTGAGCCGATGGAGTTCCTTTCCCGCTCGTGGAGCCTGTCCGCGTTCGACGTCTCGAAGGCACTTGTCCCGCCACTTCTGTCGACCGCACTCTCGGGCGCCTCAGGTAGTACGGTTACTGTAGGCAGCGATGGCGTGGACCATGCTGCAGCGACGGAGGAGTGTCCTGGTGAGGTGGAGGAGGCCGGTTCGGCTTTTTCTGGCAACCCGTTCTCGTTTGCTTCTTCGGAGACATCACAGATGGTCATGGCTAGGATCATGTCGCAGTCGGTGAGTGCAATCATGTATAGTCATGCGTCCCGGGCAGACTAGTGGAAGTctcttaaaaatataattttccctATGCATTGATTCTATATTTTCATGGGCTTACTGGTACATGTTTGCTCGGAAGGGATTTCGCTCCCCTCGTATCAAATCGTTCGTATCTTCGTAACATCGGTAATAACCTTTGTAAGCAACCATGCCAAATACACTATTTGCTTAAGAATTTCCTTCATATGAACCTTGAAATATCTCAAAATGTATCATTTTTtgactttcttcttctttctatttttgggaaaaaaaaaaacactttgATTGAGAATAGTAGGCTAGTGACTAGTGACGTATGCTTTAATCTTATAGGGTATATTCTCATTTTCAGTTTTCTTGTAGTAGACTCAAGAATCTCTTTTTTTCATGgaaaaaaacattttatttttcaatttattagtTCATCTCCGACCACTGTGATGTCAATTAgcaaaaattgaataaattggAATTACATCACCAGCTTTACTCTTTTTCtacttttgttatttttttcccaCTTATGATGAACTTGCCCTTTATATGGGTCTCCACTCACCACAAATATTTAAGTGACAACTTCATCAATAGAGTCAGGCCCTCTTTGAATCACTAAtcaatcattaattaattacactGATCATCTAATTATCACAAAACAATCATGGCATGGCAACTGGATATAATTTGGATTTCtctgttttatttttcttggcaGAGGGAAGTGTCCCCTCGCACTTCAGGAAGGCTCTCCCACAGCAGTGGGCCCCTCCTGGCAGCCCAGAGCTGTGGCTCTTTAACCGACAGTCCCCCAGAATCTCCCTGTGACATCGACGATCTTAAGGTACATTAATACATCAATTAATACTTCTATAAACAATAACATATAAACGTACAGAGAAATTGTTTTTCCTCCGAAAGTTTTTGGAAGAAAAACCTCCGACcctctcttttttaaaaagtgCCCCCAATTTTCAATGTAATTACACGATTGCCCTATGAAAGACTTTCGGCAGTGCCGAATTTGGAGGTTTTAGCATCTCTCAAAAGTAAGATTTTCGACAACGGAAATCAAATTTTCGAACTTCTTAACTCAAGGTGAGATCTTGTATTACTGTATCCTACCCTGGTTTAGTCATTACTCATTGTCAGCTTTTGCATGCTTCAAAGCAAATTTATTTCATCTAAGCTAGGCAGCATTGGGGTTTTGCTTGCTTCTTTCTTGATACAATACAAACCTGTTAAAATTGCAGCCTTTTCTTTACTGTAGACGTAGACAGGAATCCCAATTTTGTAGTATGAGACAAGACACTGGATTCCAATTGAAAATGCGGAGAGCCTTGTGAAATGAATCGATCAACCTCTCATAAATTTCTAGCAGTTTCGTGCATTGACTCCGTTTGTCACATCACACGATCTTGTTAGATGTCTTTTCTTATGCTTGCTCCGACGGAAAACAAACAATCAATTCACATGATGGTCTAATCCGGTAGAATCAATCTATTGCATCGTGAGGAAATGGTCACTTGAAATTCTTGCGACATTCCATTGGAATTGCAAAGATTAGTACACACCACAAGTCATTGCACGTGTAGAAAATATGTGTTACGCCGATTTTATAAATGCCAACGGAcctgtttctttctttctaacaCGATGGTCGATAATGTAGTTTCCCCGATATAACTATCCGCTTCCCAGCCACTTCCAATTTCCTCCTGCAAACGGGGCCGCCACCCCTGGTGGCGGTGTCAGCGGTAGCAGGACAGTGGGGAGGTGGTTGAAGGACAAGAGGGAGAAGCGGAGGGAGGAGACGAGGGCCCAGAATGCCCAGCTTCACGCGGCAGTTTCCGTGGCTGGAGTGGCAGCATCTATTGCCGCAATTGCCTCTGCTGTTGCCGCCTCAGGCGGGGCTGCCAAGGACGAACAGAGGGCAAAGACTGATACTGCCGTGGCTTCTGCTGCTGCACTCGTGGCTGCCCAGTGCGCGGAGGCTGCAGAGGTAATGGGAGCCGATCGGGAGCACCTTAACTCTGTCCTTACCTCTGCTGTCAGAGTTCGGTCTGCCGGGGATATAATGACATTAACTGCCGCAGCAGCTACAGGTCTGCAAATCTGCATTTTCCCTCACTTGTCAATTTGGATTCAGaagatttttcttcttcacttCATTATCATTCTTCTCGACCAATCTCAACTGACAATAGGAAAATCCGAGATCCATCATGCTCATTTAATTCTATTTCTTTGAAAGGGTAAATTGAAAATACCATTCTTGGGATGTTGGTCATGACGAAAGTCGTACTAATATTAAGCTTCATCAGACTGTCTAAATCCATATGCTTGTTAGGTATAAGGATTGTCTTCTGGATCAAGTTTGTCACAACATTTATTTCGATTATTGTGGGATGGTACAATGATCAATTTCACTGCTTAGGCCGACTCTGCTGCTGAAATTAGTTGCCAAATCTTAAGGCAGTTACAATTCTTTAGCCCGTGAATTTGGTTGGAATACAGGGCTCGAAAGTGCTTTTAATTTGCATagaatttattcatttatatgtTACTGTGATCGACATAATTAATCACCCGTAGTTGCCATGGCACATCCCTGCAGCACTCCGAGGGGCAGCGACATTGAAGGCAAGGGCACTGAGGGAAGTGTGGAACATTGCCGCCGTGATCCCTGCTGAGCGAGGAACGGGGACCAGTGGCAACGGCAGTTCCAGCAGCAGCAGTACCAGTGGAGAGCTCGTCCCCGAGGAAAACAACTTCTTAGGAATCTGCAACAGGGAGTTGCTTGCTAGAGGATCTGAGCTCCTAAAACGAACCCGAAAAGGTCTAGTTCCTACTGATTGTCTTGataccttttattttcaatattatgaTTGGTTGGTAACTAAACCTTCTACTCACCGAATGCAGGTGACCTTCATTGGAAGATCGTCTCCGTCTACATTAATAGATCGAATCAGGTAATCCTAGCCACCCATTCTTCTCCTTGCTGTTTTTAGGAAACATTAGGGAGGGGTCTCAGGCTATGAGTTAGTTAAAAGCCAATGAGCTCTGACACTTCCAAGCAAGGTCTGGGCCAGGTCTGGTGTCATACTCTGTTCAATGTAACGGGTTTGGCCAATGCATCAGACTAAAAGCCCAAATTAACGTACGATCGTGCGGCATCCGATCACCCAATAATTGGTGACGAATTATAATATCAAGACGTGGGCCCTAAAGTGAAGAGGTCATGGtctaaaagagagaaaaaaaaaagaaaaagaaaagaagagaatagAAGTAGTATGTGTGGGTGTGTGTTGATGTTTTGCTTTTTTTAGAGTTTGGAAGAAGTGTAATCTGAACAAGATGAAATTAGATGCTTCTGCTTTCCCTTTGCTTTCCCTCTTTAACTGATTCCATGTGAGAAAAAAACTTTGGATCAGAAAATGAAATATCTGTCTTTTGCCACAGGTgatgttgaagatgaagagcaGACATGTTGCTGGGACCatcaccaaaaagaaaaagagtaaGCTTAGTtacacttttcttttttactttttcttttgtttgtcCCTTTTATGGGTTTTGAACAAAATTAGGATCTGAATCTCTTTTAGTCTCTTTTTCCATTGGGATTTGCCAAAGCAACCCATCCATTAATGCAAAAGGCACTtaatgggatttttttttctcgatatTTAAAGGATTTCTTTAGGTGATCAGCAACGGGAAGATTTTAACATTCATGCATGTATTATccatggaaaaatatatggggaAACTATGTCACCGCGATATGAATTGGTACTCCCTTTAGATGATATGATAgttcttttgaaaaatatagtACTTTTTGTGAAATAGTCGGCATAATGATGAATTTCCAAAAGTACTAAGCAAGTATTGCGCTTTTTAAAGGGAGTATTATACTGTCCCAAAGGAATACTGACCATGTCACCATGACGTGGTGTCGCAATATGATGTCTCATGATCCAATTTGTTCTATAtctttcaaatttaaaattattgattGCTAGATGAAGGCATATGTCACTTCATTGCTCCCCTTTCTCATCAATATGTCCAATCTTAATGCAGAATATGTCCCATTAGTAGGCCGCAAGTTGtataaattcatataaaaagaaagatgatGGTTAATGATTTATCAGGTGTATAATCATTCATTGATATTTGCAGATGTAGTGCTGGAGGTGATTAAGGAAATGCCCGCCTGGGCAGGCCGCCACTTGCTCGAGGGCGGAGAGCACCGGAGGTACTTCGGGCTGAAGACAATGGTAAGGGGACTGGTCGAGTTCGAGTGCAGGAATCAGAGAGAGCATGATATATGGACCCAGGGCGTGACAAGACTCCTAGCTATCGCTGCCGAACGGAACAAAAATAATAGGCCAAGAATTTGAAGGGTAGTGTATTTTTCATTAGTGGTGTGTTCTTTCATTCCATTGTACTCTATGAGTTTCTGCCATCACTTTAAAAAGTTATTATTAAATTCTAacggtgcgtttgatttcagagataaagtaactttgattttgattgtggaaaatctcaaaaataacaaatgaaatgggattataaatttaacttgggaaacgtgtgtttttattttgtagtgtattgagttaaagttaaagttaaaattgttgatttgataaatatgtatttttgttgtgtagtgtattgagttaaagtaagttaaaatttttgtgattttaactgggAAAACAAACGGGCTTTGTGTTTGGATTTAATTTGCCTGAGTTCACTTAGTTATTATTAGCATTTAAGCGTTCTGTTTAATTTAAATGGATTGTTTCCCGATTACTTCAAATTAATCTAATGATTACATCCAgtcaacaaaataatttttaaattacaaactCCAATTTATCTGTGATGATACGACAAGATAAAGGTAGAAGACATGAAGGGTTACTATTCGGTTCTTATGCGAACGCTAGAGTATTGGCCCCTGCACTCTCTCCTTCTCAAATAAATTCACGAGCTTCCTTTattctattaatttttatttcatattatttttaaagttcTTTTCGGTATGCATTTAACTATTCAAAAGTCTAATGGACCATAACTAATCCAATCGAAATGGATCGACTcactaaaagataaaacttTCCCGACGTGGAATTTTaaacattttgaaaaatagatGTTAATTATTAATGCAAAAGTAGCCCTCtcaaccttttttttctttcgagaaatgataatctatatctatatatttagtaATTAAGAATATTGTCACGAGAATAATGCATCATTTGTTCAATGGGAGCTTTCTATGTATGCTTTTTCAACAAACCCTTAGTACGTGAAGCAATGACCCTTTGATTCCTCTGCATTAATGAACTTATACTTTCTCATTTTgatctcctctttttttttctcacccAAAATACTCTTTCTATTTCCAAGGCTTAATTGATGCAAACATCTATTTAATTTGCTCCATCTTTAAGGACATTAACTGGGTTGTGATGGATTAattctttcatattttatgcGCTCTATCGATTATTAGTTATAAATTTGTATATacagtttttttaaaaattaactaaaaataatacaaGTCATCATTACATTGTatattctaaaatatatttcctaaaaagttaattaaagTATACGTAAAAACCCGCAAGTTAGAACTTGTATATAGTAATTTAGAGTACTCTCATGAATTTCAGTTTCCACATAAGCATATTGGACAAGCCCTCAACTCGTGATTAGACATCCCCTCAAGTTTCCacattaatatatacttagatttttatttttatttttattttttaagaccTTCATAATGtatttctataattttattaaatgttCGAGTACATAAATCGAGGAGTTCCATCCCACCTCTCCCCACCCAAGGCATTACCACCC
The sequence above is drawn from the Punica granatum isolate Tunisia-2019 chromosome 5, ASM765513v2, whole genome shotgun sequence genome and encodes:
- the LOC116206689 gene encoding VAN3-binding protein-like; this translates as MEKPEAEPWRPDPAIFGPPETPREPMEFLSRSWSLSAFDVSKALVPPLLSTALSGASGSTVTVGSDGVDHAAATEECPGEVEEAGSAFSGNPFSFASSETSQMVMARIMSQSREVSPRTSGRLSHSSGPLLAAQSCGSLTDSPPESPCDIDDLKFPRYNYPLPSHFQFPPANGAATPGGGVSGSRTVGRWLKDKREKRREETRAQNAQLHAAVSVAGVAASIAAIASAVAASGGAAKDEQRAKTDTAVASAAALVAAQCAEAAEVMGADREHLNSVLTSAVRVRSAGDIMTLTAAAATALRGAATLKARALREVWNIAAVIPAERGTGTSGNGSSSSSSTSGELVPEENNFLGICNRELLARGSELLKRTRKGDLHWKIVSVYINRSNQVMLKMKSRHVAGTITKKKKNVVLEVIKEMPAWAGRHLLEGGEHRRYFGLKTMVRGLVEFECRNQREHDIWTQGVTRLLAIAAERNKNNRPRI